ATAATAAATGATGTTTCAAGAGAAAAAATGGAAGAAAGTATAAAGGCAGTGGATCGAGCATTTATAGAACTCAATGCAGGTAATAAAAAATATAACGATCTTTTCTTTTTTAATTTGTCAGGTAAAAAACCGAGTACAATTTTTAAAGTTGAACCTGTGATTTTTGATAAAGTTGTACATACTTTTTTCAGAATAATTGATTAAAGAATGAGAAATTGAAATGAAATATTTTCTTAAAACGTATAACACTCTATAAGGGTGTTATTTTTTATTTTATATGTAAATTATTACATTTGGTATTAAAAGTATCAGAAAACGCAAAATGTTGTATGTGGTATGCATTTTTGTGGAAATTAATATAAAAAATAAGAGATTTTAGTTAGAAAATGATGAATACAAAAAAAAAATGTACCGCCCAAAATGGGCGATACAAATTCATCTGATTTTTTTAATCATCTTCCTTAACCAATTCTAAAATTTCATTAAAATCAGTTATTTCTAAAGCTTTCATTATTTTATCTAGTGTGTCAAAGTTTATAGAATGTGTGTTATCTTTAATCATTTTATGCAAATTAGGATAACTCAATCCTGTTTGTTGGGCTAACCAATATATTGATTTATTTTTTTCATTCAATATTTTTTTTACTTTATGCTTTATCATATTAATTCCTCCATAATATATATGCACCCATATATATTATACTAAAAATATAAATTATATTCAATATAAATTAAAATTTATATAGTCTTGACAATATATAAAAAATAGAGTATAATAAAAATGTCGGTTCACCGGCCACACTGGAAACCGGTGGCAGAGCCACAACCTCTGCAAAACCGACAAATATATTATACCACACTGGAGGGATGTTTATGGCAAATTTAGTTAAATTTAATTTTAAAAGTAATGAAGTGAGAGTATTGTTAAGAGATGGAGAACCTTGGTGGGTCGGTAAAGATGTTGCTGCCATATTAGGATATACTGACACCGAAGCAATGACGAGAAGGTTGGATGGAGATGAGCAAATGTTGATTAATAGTAAAAACCTACAAAATGTCGGTTTTGAAATTCCAACACGAGGATTAAAAATAATCAACGAATCAGGACTTTACAATGCAATACTTGGAAGCAAAAAAACACAAGCAAAAGAATTTAAGAGATGGATCACTCATGAAGTATTACCTTCAATAAGAAAATATGGAAAATATGAAATTGAAAACAAAAAAACAGAAATTGAAAAATTATCAAAAATAAAGGATGTAATTTCATTAAGGAAACAAAGAGAAAATCGATTAAGAGCATTACAACTTCAAAAGTTTTTGAAAGAAAACGAAAATTTGGATGAATTTACAAAGAAAACAATTGAATCAGAAATTTTAAAATTATTAACAAACAAAAGAATAATTCCGTTACCACCGTATAATAAGAAACTGTCAAATAAACTTTTAGTTGATGATGATAAAATGGAACCAACTTATAAAAAAGGAGATATAGTTTATTATGAAAAAAAAGAATATGAACCAGGAAATGACGTAGTTATATATTATAAAAATAAAAAAGTTTTGAAAAGATGCGCTCGTAACAGGTTTGATGGAAGAATATTCTTTTATAACATACAACCAACAATAAACGGCATAGAAGAAGTATGGGAAAATGAATGTACTGTTCTTGGAGTAGTTACAAGTGTTCAAAGAGAAATTTTTAAAAAAGAACTAAAAAATGATATTAAAATAAAGAAATTTGAAGAGGCTTGAAAAAGCCTCTTTTTTTATTACATTTTAGAAAGGAGTGAAATTATGGAAATTATTGTGTATGTATTAGTAGGCGTTGCATTTTTCTTAGGGAATTTATTACTACATTCAAAAAAGATGGAGAGCAAAATTAAAATTGTTAGGAAGATTGTTACTCATGTCGTGGAATATGTAGAACAAATTGGAAATCTAAAAAATTTGCACGGAGAACAAAAGAAAAAACTTGCAATGAATTTGGCCAAAAAAGCTTTATCAGAAATGCATATAAAAATATCTGACAATCTATTAGACACAATAATTGAAAGTATAGTGTTTTATCTTAATCTTCAGAAAGGAGTGAAATAATGGATTTGAAAGACTGGAAAGTATGGTTAGTAATAGTTGCTGGAATTTTTGCTTTCTTATTACCTTTTGGAATAGAAACATTGCAATATCAAGAGCAAAACACAGCGCAAGTTCAGGAGTATTTAAATCAAGAAGAAGATCAAATTATTGATGTTGTCATATATGATAATAATTATGAAGATGCAATAAATATTTTGGCCATAAAATATCCAGGATATATAATAGAAGATTATGTTTATCTTAAAGAAAAGAAAGCATATCTTTTTAGATTAAAGAAGGTGGGAAAATGAAATTAGAAATAGGAGATGTTTTATTATTGCCAACAAAGAAAGTTGAAACATACAAAATTATAGCGTCTGTTTTAGGGCAAAATATAGCTAAATTAATAAAGAATATAACTGATCAAGATTATTTACACGCAGAAATGTATATAGGAAATGGATATATTATGGCTGCATGGCTAAATGGAGTGCATATTGCAAAATATCCATTAGAAATACTTAGACATTTCGATGTTTATAGACATAGAAACAAAAGAGTAAAAACAATAATAAGAGAAAAAATAAAAGAAGATTTAAAAGCATTTGTAAATGGAGAAACTACAAAATATATAGCAAGACCTTATGATCTACAAAGTTTAATATTAAATTCTGTTTCAGAAATAATTGGAATAGTTGCTGATGAAGAAAATTTTGAAGATTCATTAAATTTTGATAATCCGAATGCTTACATATGTAGTGAATTGATAGCAAGAATTTATCACGATGCTGGAGTTGATATAAAACAAAATCTTGAATTTGTTAGTCCGGATGATATAGCTAAAAGTGAAGAAATGATAAAGATATTGTAATTTAAAATAAAGGCAGTGCCGATTAATAACTTCAGCACTGCCGTTTTCCATACAAGTATGGATTACGCATGGTAGCCCCACGGGGAATCGAACCCCGACTCTCGGACTGAGAATCCGATGGACTAGCCGTTATCCTATGGGGCCATATCAATCTATATTATATCATAAAAAACGTATTTTGTAAATATTATAATGAACCGTTATCTTTAAAAATTACTAAAAAAGTTAATAATAATATTTTGATATCAAGTAAAAGATTTTTATTTTTCACATAATATAAATCATATTCTGTTTTTATTTTATAATCTTCCAGTGATGTTGTATATTTATATTTTACCTGAGCCCAACCTGTTATTCCTGGTTTTACAAATAATCTATAATTGTAAAAATCGATATGTTCTTCGCACATTTTATGGAAACTAAGCATTTCTGGTCTTGGTCCTATAAAATTCATATTTCCTTTTAATACATTTAAAAATTGAGGTATTTCATCCAGCCTTGTTTTTCTTAAAAATTTGCTAAATGAATGAACTTTTTCATTGTGAATAGTTCTAAATTTATACATCAAGAATTTTTCTTTATTTTTTCCGATCCTAATTTGTTTGAATATTATAGGTTTCCCAATGGTTAATAGGTTAATTATTGATATTATTATAAAAAGGGGAAAAGTCAATATTAGTGAAATTAAGGCTAATGTTAAATCTAAAATTCTATTTTCCTTTTTACTTAAAAAAAATTCAGAATAATAATATTCAAATTTTTTTAAAACATCAAGTGGTATTCTTTTTAAATATCTTTCTGCCAATTCTGGAAGTATGTTAATAATTATTCCTTTATTTTTAACAATTTCTAACTCATTTTTTATATAAATTTCTAATTTGGGATCAGCAATTAAAATTCTATCATGATATTTAATTTTTTCCATAAAAACTTCTGGTGATGGATTTAAAAAATCACCAAATATAATTTTTCCATTTGATTTTTTTTCTATTTCATTTATAATTTCTTTAAGTTCATCTTTTTTTCCTATTACAAGATATTTTATCATTTTCTCACCCAATTATTTTTTTATTATATATTTATATGTATAATGCATATTATCCTAAATCAATTAGCCACTCAATAGATTCTTTATTTATTTCATTCATCAATGAGTTTATGGGATTTTTGTATTTCTGGAAAGAATTTATTAAACGCGTTGATTCAAGCAATATAGAAAAAAAATCATAGTTAATAATATTATCTTTTTTAAATTCCTCGATTAGTTCATCCATATCTTCTATATTAAATGCCATGTCCCTTTTAATAATAATATCTAATTCTAAATCAAAGAATTCAATTATGTCATTTTTTTTTGAATATTTTCCAAAATCTATGTAAATTAAATAATCTTTTATATCGCAATTATCAGAGGTTTGAAATGAAGTAAGCATAATCCATTTATCTGGAAGAAGTAATCTTTTTATTTTTTTTATTGAATTATGACTATCTAAAATAATCCAATTTCTTTCAATACCGAAAGAATTGTTAAAACTATATATAGTTTCAATATTAACATTTACCTCACGAGTTTGAGATAATAACCATTCTTTCTTATTTTTTAGATTAAATTTATAGTGTTTCATATTATATTTCCTTTCTTTTTATATTAAGAATATTATAACATATATATAATATTTGGTCAAATTTATGTCAGGTAAATAAAAAATATATTTTCATTTTTCATACAATCTAATTTTTATTTTTAAAGAAAATGATGTAAAATATACTTAGAAAAGAAAAAGTGGAGGTGCCATATGATCCATTCATTGGCGATAAAAAATTTTGGATTGTTTAAAGATGTAAATGTGGACTTTTCTGAAGGAATAAATATTATTACCGGCGAATCTGGAGCAGGGAAATCGATGTTTGTAAAAGCTTTAATTTCTTTATTAAGTGGAAAGGTTCCAAAGAACTTAAGAAATAAAGAGGGATCGATTTCTGCATATATTACTGTTGATGATAAAGTAAAAAATGAATTAAAGGATTATATAGATATCACAGAAAACAATGAAATAATACTTAATGTAAAATTTAATGAAAAGAGATCTGTTTTCAGGGCAAATGGTACTATTATCCCAAAAACTATTTTAGAGAAACTGGGTTCATATATAATGGAAGTTCATACCCAAAATTCGCAAGTTTTATTAAGAAATCCAAAATATCATAATCAAATAGCATATAATATATTTAAGGAAAATATAGTTGATTTAATTATAAATTATGAAGAAAAATATAGAGAATATTTATCTTTAAAAGAAAAGCTGAATAATATTCCTACTGATCCGTCTGAAATATATAGAAAAATCGATATTTTGAATTTTCAAATAGATGAAATAGAACATATATCACCACGAGAAAATGAAGATGAAGAATTGAAGATTGAATATAAAAAGTTAAGTAATATAGAAGAAATAAAAAGTAAATTAGAAAAGTCAATGGCTATTTTAAAGGATGAGGAGAAAAATATAGATATATTTATTGGGGAGATTGTAGAAGATCTTTCAGATATTTCAAATTATGGTTTTGAAGAAGAGTTAAATATGGCAATTTCTATTCAGGATATGATAAGTGAATTATACAGTAGTCTAGAATCTAAGTTGTATGATCTCGATTTAGATCCTCAAAGATTAGAAGAAGTTGCTAATAGACTTAATGAAATAATGAATTTAAAAAGGAAATATGGTCCTGCGCTTGAAAATGTTTTTGAAAATTTAGAAAAATTTAGAATTGAATTAAAGGAATTAGATGATTTAGAAAAAATATTAAATGAAATTAATCCGATGATTGAAAGTAAAAAGAAAGAATTATTTGAAATTGGTGAAAGAATAAAAGTAAAAGGAGAAAAAATATTAAGAAAAATAGAGGACAAAATAAAAAAAGAACTTTTAGCTTTAAATATGAAATATGCGGAAATATTTTTTGATTTTAAAAAATTAAAAGAACCTGGAAAATATGGAACATATAGTATTCGTATATTGGCTAAAACTACCCCTCAATCACCGTATTTACCTTTAGAAAAAATAGCCTCTGGTGGGGAATTGTCCAGAATTATTTTGGCAGTAGAAAAGGTAATTGGTGAATCGCATTTGGTTGAAACAATGCTTTTTGATGAAATAGATTCTGGAGTTGGTCAGAGAATTGCGGATGTAATAGGAAAAAAATTAAAAGAATTTTCAAAAGTTAAACAATTGATAGTGATTACTCATATGCCGCAAGTAGCTAATTATGCAGATAAACATTTTAAAATATATAAAATTGATAAAAATAATGAAATATATTCTCAAATTATTGAATTAGATGATAAAAAAAGATTAGAAGAAATTAAAGAAATGTATGGAGAAATAATTATTGATAAAGAAGTCTTTAATAAAGAGGTGGCTGAAAATGAGACGTGAAGATGTGATTCAGAGAATAATAGAAGAAAAGGGAGTTAATGCTATACCTGTTTTGATAGACATGATGGAAAATAGTGATTCAGAAACATATTCTCTAATAACAGATATAATTGATGTGTTAGGTGATGAAGCAAAAAAGTATCTTTTTAATGAA
This is a stretch of genomic DNA from Marinitoga sp. 1197. It encodes these proteins:
- a CDS encoding helix-turn-helix domain-containing protein; its protein translation is MIKHKVKKILNEKNKSIYWLAQQTGLSYPNLHKMIKDNTHSINFDTLDKIMKALEITDFNEILELVKEDD
- a CDS encoding BRO family protein, producing MANLVKFNFKSNEVRVLLRDGEPWWVGKDVAAILGYTDTEAMTRRLDGDEQMLINSKNLQNVGFEIPTRGLKIINESGLYNAILGSKKTQAKEFKRWITHEVLPSIRKYGKYEIENKKTEIEKLSKIKDVISLRKQRENRLRALQLQKFLKENENLDEFTKKTIESEILKLLTNKRIIPLPPYNKKLSNKLLVDDDKMEPTYKKGDIVYYEKKEYEPGNDVVIYYKNKKVLKRCARNRFDGRIFFYNIQPTINGIEEVWENECTVLGVVTSVQREIFKKELKNDIKIKKFEEA
- a CDS encoding phage holin, LLH family, coding for MEIIVYVLVGVAFFLGNLLLHSKKMESKIKIVRKIVTHVVEYVEQIGNLKNLHGEQKKKLAMNLAKKALSEMHIKISDNLLDTIIESIVFYLNLQKGVK
- a CDS encoding sugar transferase; this translates as MIKYLVIGKKDELKEIINEIEKKSNGKIIFGDFLNPSPEVFMEKIKYHDRILIADPKLEIYIKNELEIVKNKGIIINILPELAERYLKRIPLDVLKKFEYYYSEFFLSKKENRILDLTLALISLILTFPLFIIISIINLLTIGKPIIFKQIRIGKNKEKFLMYKFRTIHNEKVHSFSKFLRKTRLDEIPQFLNVLKGNMNFIGPRPEMLSFHKMCEEHIDFYNYRLFVKPGITGWAQVKYKYTTSLEDYKIKTEYDLYYVKNKNLLLDIKILLLTFLVIFKDNGSL
- a CDS encoding DUF402 domain-containing protein, with translation MKHYKFNLKNKKEWLLSQTREVNVNIETIYSFNNSFGIERNWIILDSHNSIKKIKRLLLPDKWIMLTSFQTSDNCDIKDYLIYIDFGKYSKKNDIIEFFDLELDIIIKRDMAFNIEDMDELIEEFKKDNIINYDFFSILLESTRLINSFQKYKNPINSLMNEINKESIEWLIDLG
- a CDS encoding DNA repair protein RecN, which produces MIHSLAIKNFGLFKDVNVDFSEGINIITGESGAGKSMFVKALISLLSGKVPKNLRNKEGSISAYITVDDKVKNELKDYIDITENNEIILNVKFNEKRSVFRANGTIIPKTILEKLGSYIMEVHTQNSQVLLRNPKYHNQIAYNIFKENIVDLIINYEEKYREYLSLKEKLNNIPTDPSEIYRKIDILNFQIDEIEHISPRENEDEELKIEYKKLSNIEEIKSKLEKSMAILKDEEKNIDIFIGEIVEDLSDISNYGFEEELNMAISIQDMISELYSSLESKLYDLDLDPQRLEEVANRLNEIMNLKRKYGPALENVFENLEKFRIELKELDDLEKILNEINPMIESKKKELFEIGERIKVKGEKILRKIEDKIKKELLALNMKYAEIFFDFKKLKEPGKYGTYSIRILAKTTPQSPYLPLEKIASGGELSRIILAVEKVIGESHLVETMLFDEIDSGVGQRIADVIGKKLKEFSKVKQLIVITHMPQVANYADKHFKIYKIDKNNEIYSQIIELDDKKRLEEIKEMYGEIIIDKEVFNKEVAENET